Sequence from the Phragmites australis chromosome 11, lpPhrAust1.1, whole genome shotgun sequence genome:
GCTGTTCAATTTGATTTTCCAAGATTATGTGTATCACACTGCAGATTCCCAGTGACAATTTCAACGCGGTCCGAGTGATGTGCATCACCTTCCAGTAATGTATGTAGTGAAACAAGTGCCGTACTATTTAACTGTATATATGGTATAGACTCTAGAGCTTACCATAAgtctaaacaaaaaaaaaaaatcgaaattgTTTGTTGCTCACTGCAAATTAGGAGGGCTCTTTGTCGCAACAGAAAATATGTCTAGCTGCAAGCCTGCAATGCTACatagcaataagaagaaaaaaaatcgccCATCGTAGCAAACTAACTGGAAGGCTTATGGAGTTTCTCGGTATCGTGTTTTTTTAAAAGGTCTGCCTTTTATCTCGTTCTTCAGATATGCTTTTGGGGGAAAGAATTCAAGTATTGGGGAATAAGATAGAAGAGCATGGGAAGaagcagagagatagagaggggAATGCTGGTTTCATTTCTATCTTGCCTCTCAAGATGGTTACACCGGTctcaacaaaagaagaaagatggttACACCCTTTACAGGGTCCAAGATCGCACACATCACGCTTACAAGCCGAATTCTAGGTCCACCCGTCTCCCACTCATTGCTAAGCCAGCTGGAGGCAAAGTTCTTGCGATCGCTTGCCCAGGTGTTGCACACAGCACACCTTTTTGGCTTCCTATCCACTCCCGCACGCCGTACTTTCAAAGGGTTAGGGTTGTACCTCCAACCGCCGCAACAGCAATGGACGGCATCGGGGAAGACACCGACGACTGGAATCGCACCATCGCGGTGATCACAGCCAAGAGTACCGACTCCTCCATACCCAAAACACTAATCCTCATCGGGGCCATCAAGTCCTCCATGAGCCGCCTCCCCTCGTCGAAGCTCCTCAAGCCCTTCATCTCTTCCCTCGAGGAGCTCTCCATCAGCAACACCTGGCTCTCCTCGTTTGATGGACTGCCTCGACTACCGGTCCTCTACAACCTCTACCTCCCTGACAACCTCGTCTTGGGCGCTGCCACCCTCGACACCGTCGCGAAGTCCTGCGACGCCACTCTCCATCTCCTTGATCTGGGTAACAACTTATTCGCCGAGGTCAACAAGCTCGCCGCTCGCCGCCTCGCCGACATGAGGGTTCAGTCGCTTGACCTGTTCCACTATCCCGTCACCAAGGTGGAGGGGTACAGGGAGAATGCGTTCACACCGATTCCTAGTTTAAAGTACCTGGATGGAGGTTATGACCAGGTGAGAATTTTGCTCTAATTCTTACTATTTTAGAATCAGCATTGGTATTGACTTCAATGTGATGCAATTCAACTCATATAACTAGTTGTAGCAGCATGAAAGTCACATAATCGCTTGCTAATTAGGTTGTGTGAAGTCTGATTAACGATTTGTGTTTTTTCGCTCTGGATTTCACTTACTTGATGTACTGTTGATCTTTACTGTAACATTGTTCATATGATGCTAAGGTTGGGTGATACGATTCACAATTACAATTGTTAATTTTAATGTTCATGGCAAGGCCTATGATCAATTTTGCTTTGCAGGAGGTTCCTGTGGTAGGTGTTGTATCAAGTGATTtattcatttgtttttgtttagtCCTATATCTTTAGTTTTTGGACCGTTTCACACCTTGAGCTGCCATCTATCAATGTGTGTTATTTATTCCTCTCATTTTCTGATATTCGCTGGAGTGTACAATCCTGCACTCTGAAATGAGTGGCTAAAGTAACAAGCAATAAGACACCCATTTCACACATAATACTTGGTGTCCAAAATGATGGATACTCCCGTTGATATGCAGTAAGTAATTTAAAATAGTGGGAGTGTGGGACTATCCAGAATTCTTTGTATATTAGTTGCTTTTTTGTGCAAGGAAACATATCTAGCGTAAGGTTATGAAAATAGGTTGAAATCATTGTATGGTGCATTGTTCTAATTAAAATATCTGTTCCAATTGACAAGCTGAAGCCATGGATGACATGTATTTTGGTGGAGGAGCCTGTCTTACCTCTCAAAAATAGACGGCATTACTATCCGGGTACCGGCACCAGAGGATTATTGTGCCAAGAATCCAGCCTACTATAAAACCAGAGGATTCAGATCCTGATATTATGGCTTTGTTTGACCTTCATAAGGAACTTTCTGAAATACAAGCTGGTCTTGTGGGCATCGTGGATGCCACAACATTTTGCAAATAAGGTTAGCATTAAGTGTGAACAAATACTTGTACTTAAGTTGAAAGTTACTTTAATGCTCTATAGCCACAACAATTCATCACTTCATGTCTGCATCTGAAAATTATTCATTATATTAACCAATATGTGGTGTTATCTTTATTGTTGAATTGACCCTAACATCGCAGAGCATGTTGAATTTCATTAGTAAACCAAGGCCATAATACCTTTGTTGGTGCACCTCTCCATTTTTTTTGAATTGTTCATTTCTATTAagataacaaatataaaaaatatataaaaagcaGTCTCATTTTTCTCTCACAACTATTGTTTTGCGGACTTAGGGAATTGAAGAAATGCGAGCCCCCTAAACTCTTGATGTTCTTGTGGCATAGACATTGACGAAATGTGAGTCCGCTAAACTCTGTatcttgtgtatttttttagttgtttaTGAAGTAACACTAGCTCTTGGTTACTTAGTGCTAAAAATTGCATGGTCTCGTCTATTCATGTTCAATACAAAGTTAAAAGTTCAGTGTCGTCCATACTGGAACTGTAAGGAGGCGCTAGCACCTCTCATGGACTTGTAGAAGATTGGATAAACGATGTGGTGGCAATAGCGAAGGATGGCAAAGCTCCATACCAATAATatttgaggagaaaaaaaatgagcCGTTGGAGCAGACATCCCAACTTTCAGTTATGCCGAGCAAACATGCAAGGGCATCTTAGTTGTTAATACTAATATAttgtttttagtattttttttaatatcttagAGTCTAGCAATAATCTCTATTATATTGCTGGAATTGCATTCTCTGTTGAGTCTTAGAGTTTGTGTGGTTGATTAAATTATCTGCATTGTAGACATTTTCAGCCGGCCTTTGAACGATGTACCTGATGAAGTTTTGTAGATAGAAGCTCTGTACAATAAACTCGGTATCTCATCAAGTGAGATACAAAGTGCTCCTGCTCAACACGAAGTGCTATAAAACTGTCATTCATTCTTTATTGGTAGTATGCTTGTGAACATAATCTGCAAGACATATATGACTTATCATCTAGCGAGGTACACAATGTTGTTGCTGAACATAAGTGCAACTAATATCTGTTCAGGTCCATGTTGTCGCCATGTTCATGAACTTGGGTTATAGGGTGTGAAGCACTTTAGGAAAAACACGGTGTGTTATCACATGAGATATAAAATGATGTTGCTTAACGTAAAGTGTTTCAAATATCTGTTTGGATCCTTATTGGCAACATGTTTATGAACTTGGGATGTGGCATGTAAAGGGTGGCAAACTGATAATATCATTTACTCTTTAATGCTTAACTTGGTTGTTTACCCTACACATTGAATTGTAGATGTTCTTTAGCTACATGTTCTTTAGCTACACCTCTGGAGTAATCGACCCAGCATAGGTAGTTGGCGTAAGGGACAACCGTGTGAGATTCCCACTAGACGTGAATGTCACGGAACGTAGCCTTGCCATCTTGGACACTCGTGTGCTTAACTTCCCACTTACCAGCAGTGGTTGCCCCGTCCGAGTAGAGCCTGAAGAGCTCACCTTCGAGAGGCGCATCCTCGTCGTCATTGAGCTTGGCCAGATTAAGACGGAGGTCCACCACCACGAATTCTCCTAAATCACCAGTGAGCAAGAGGCTGGTGCCTCTACAGTTCACCATACGCAGACGGCTCCTCCATgagccctcctctgatgccgTGATCTCCTTTACCGTTGAGTAGCAGCGTGGGAGCTGCGGGAGCTTGGGACCAGAGGGGTAGGCCCAGTAGATGAGTAATCAATTACGTAGCGCGTCGAGGGGAGCTCCTTGAAGTCACCCTCCATGTGGAAGAGGACGGCGTTGCCGTGGGCCGCCACGACAGTGTCGAAGCAGGACAATCGCGCCCCTCCGGGCAGTGAACGTAGAGGCAGGATGTACCTGGCAGCGAGCTGAGAATGGAGGAGGAGCACGATTTCGCTATTGCTGGTGGGGGCCTTCGCGAAGGTCATCTTGTCGTCGCGGAAGGAGTCGATGTCCTTACGGTAGATGCGATGGTCCATAACCACCCAACTAGGTACAGAGGGGCTTATTTGATTGGACTTCCATGGGGATTGTGCCCTAGCTCTGATTTAGGATGCGCGATGCGGAACGATATTGGTCTAAGGTTCGTAGCAGCAGGTGACAAcgatgaagggaaaaggaagagCAATAATTAGACCTGGCCAAATGGGCCGAACCTAATGGGACATCACGTGGTCTCATACTGTGAGCATGGTCCAAGCACAGCATGATCCATTTACAATCGTGTCGAGTCAACATACACAACACGACGGATTGGACTGCTAAGGCTAGAACCGTGACACGCCAGGCTAAAACGTCATGATCCGTAATACTATGAAAACTTCCGACTTCTACTAGCATGGGATTGTGTAAATTTCCCTTCCACTGCATGCGTGCCTCACTGCCTATCTAATGcgtctcactctctctcacatgCAACACACATAGTTGCAGATGCACAAGCCACACATTTTTTTATTCACCGGCCACATGCATCCATTCATGTAACGGTCACATAATAAAATATACCGGACTGACACAGGTGAGAGATGATATGTGCCTGGCTTCGCGTTCCACTTTGTGATATCTGCCTAATCTTTAGGGTCAAAGTAGAACAAGGAGCTTAGTTAAGGATGATCTCTTAGATCAGCTGCTTGCATTTCAGTAGTTGCTCTTTCGACTTGTCGGCTGCCACGTAGAACACAACTTCCTTCTATGTCAAGTACTGGTTTCAAACTGACAACAGACTCACttgcaaaaaaatattgtaatggTACTTTCAATGATATATATGGCCGGCCACATATTGGGCGGAGCCATCCAATGATATATGTAACATCCTGATTTTTAAATatcttaattttttaaattttttctagaattaattagggtttaaacaaatagaataggataaaacctattttctaaaaccaAATCTATTTTTgacttaggatatattttgtttaaATGCATTCATActggagttaggcatttagggtttttgtttggctttgtttgtttagtgtttgctttagaatagaaatagCAATAGCTTGGAATAAATAATAGGAAAGGAAACAAAAATCCTAAAGCCAACCCAAACTCTTTCCTCTAACCTAGCCTAGCCTTTTTCATCTTTTTCCCCGGCCCGCTCACCTCTCCCCTCAGCCTGCTCAGCCCGAGCCAGCccgacctcctcctctctccctcccgctcctcccctcccttccGGCCTAGGCCGCTCCCCGCGCCTCTGACCTAGCCACCTGCGCCGTGCCTCGTGCCATCCCGAGCTGTTGCCACCTCACACCAGGACACGCCTCGGTCGAAACCCATTTTCACCCCACTCCCGCGCCCGTCTTCTTTGACTCGGACACCGCCTTCGCCGTCGAGTCAGAGTGGGACTCGAGACCACCACCGCCTCTAGAGTCTCGGACCGCCCTGAGAGCCCCGAGCCCGCCCATATATACCcacgccccctcctcgttcaaTCTCTAACCCAAACCCGCCGAGATCTCGAGCCCTTCTCACCGAGTTTGAGCTCTCGCCGCCATTGCTGCCGCCCGTCATCTAGCCCCGCAGTTGAGCCGTTCCCATGCTACCTTGCCTCTGTCGAGCCATCTCCGAGCCTCGATGCCACCAGTTGAAGATCGAGTAGCCCTCACCTTGCCTCCACGGTCGCTGGAGCCACCTCCCGTCGTGCCCCTGATCTCCTTTGCCGTCTACATCGTCCCCGAGCCCCTTCCGGTGCCACTCTGCcctcggtaagccccaaaatcGACTCCCCGTGAGCATCTTCATCTATGCCGTCACCGACGAGCCAGAACCCGATTTCGGCGAGTTTCCGGTGAGTCCACCGCCGTCTTCCCCTTGGTGCcaccgtgctccctctctccggTCGCCCCATTCTCCCTGAGCCGTTAGATCTATCACGTGCGGCCAAGATTAGGACCCTACATACCCCTTCGCCAGCCAGTAGAAAGTCACCACGTGGCACACATAATCGCAATAAGCCTTTTGTGCCACGTCAGCCGCCACATCAGCTGCCACATCACCCTCTTTGCTTACGTGTTAGCCCAGTTAGCAGTCAACGCGGCAAATAAGGTTTTCCAATGTAAAAACAATTCTAAATAATCCTaataattggtaattttgcaaatacaCCACTGAACTTTAATGTTTTTACAAAAGAGCCCCTACTTTTTTATAGTttggcccctaaacttttctataattacaaatagggccctctatttttaaaaaagacccttaatctttttgttttaattaaagttcttttctttttcagaattaaccctaaacttatttttagcgtaccttttttttattgtagctccattttaagcgattcttacgccgttagattcgtttctccgagctctGCCATTCTAGATAGATTTTGTCTTGTTATTCCTTTATTTTGCACTCTGTTCTTAATGTGCCTTGTTTATATGCTTTGCCGGTAATTATGCGATTAGACGTCAATGCCCCAGATCATCTTAAAGAACGTCAAGACCAAGAGCTAAAGTTCACTGAGCaatagcaaggagaaggcaagtatcctttgatcatcttgaacctatgttttttaaaaatatttttgttttataaaactacTTGCGatatctatcaacttgatgggtagtcatctaTGTTAGGATTTACCTAATTCTTCCTTTGCATTCATtgagcctaagtggtagttaaTATGGGTCTTTTGGAAAAAttacttagccatgctgtcgggatattaggaagtgtcatataactgattaatgaacatatgcaactatGATGATAAACATgacatagcaacatggaacttaggacTTAGACAAAGAGATGGTTTTGTTAATgttggtgggcttgtggatacgttccaagcataATGATAGGTTCTGGATGTCCTTTAATATTTGCTACGTTCTGGATGTCCGTTAACTTTTGTATAGGTTCTGGATATCCTTTAACATTTGACGGTTATTACTtggttggatagtctttgcccaagtgtaaATAAGTGAAACATGTGTAACTTGATTAAGGACTGATTCATAGAGCGACAATCCAAGAAATACTGTTCAAACACGAGGCCAATATAAGTAAGGCTTAGTATATCAGTTAGACACCTGGCTCACATTCATTGggggtaccaggacctaattgatggaccatgtttcgtagtgatctcttgacggcacaccactgtcgtgtgttaagtgtcttgcaaatatGACAATatggatatcacgactcgtggataaaagttagacaacatctgcagagtgtaaaactattataacagtcgtACCCACGATTATGGGAGGTTtgtatcctcacatgattagttggttatatATATGGTTTGGTGTTGGTTATGGTTTGAAAGGTAGTTGTTCTCGGATAATAATTGTTTGGGTCATATGGGTATaatcacttaataattgcttaatgtttttcaattacattactattttctttactcgtatGTATACAAATAAATCTTTTGTTAGCATATTCTTGCTgtaagcttgcatatcattatttttcccacacttactgagtactccatgtattcacccttgctatctcccccaatacatatgttgctcagtgaAAACTTTCAATACTTTCAAGACGATGACCTGGAGAACTAGGAGTGTGTTCCCCAgttggtgcctgtggagttgttgtggtcgccgatgcttttgtTCCGCTACCATCGTTTAGAAGCTATAGTTTGATTATTAGAGTTGTTAGGTGGAGCCTTTGTGTAAGAGTTAAatagttgtaagttaaagtattgtttttgttacttcacctatgatattcttatgtgtgttaaatttTTTTGACACATATAAGCcgtacttggttttgtccattaaaaccgggtgtgacagaggtggtatcagatccatactgactgtaggatagcaagcctagctagaatgaTCATTCTTAAGGTCTTTTCTAGTTCGTTTTAGCCCATAGAATCCTTTTTCTTAGTTCCTTTCTCATCTCTTTCTATCTTTTAAGGCTATCTCTTATATCATATCTTCTCCTTTATAGATAGTTCGCCAACTGCTCACTACTCGCAAGTCAACTGGAGGCCGACCGTTCGTTCTTCAATGTGTTTCAAAttaagaggagattgatgatccCATTTTTTGCAATATATATCATGTTTCTGATGTctatgagagtgatggtctgCATGTTAGATACCTTCCTCGCCTGCTATAGGGAATATTTTCTGGACTTTGACATACAAAGAAGCCAATCTACCAAGGAGTTAAGAAGCAGCAAACTGGGTATGTGAAATGGAAGGTAGAAGTCACCATCTATGACTACGAGCGAAGCGAAGAATGGATGTTCGTCGAATTGTGGGCATTCACTCTGTAATGTCCCCAAGAGCAACATTCACCGCCGGTGTTCGAGATGCAACatgtcaagccatatcccgtgtcCGTGATCAACACAACAACAAGATGGTCTGTGCTTAGGCCTTCCTGGAGTTGACTCGTGCTGGCACGACACGACACGATGGACCGATCATACCTACTAAGCATGACACGATGTGGCACAAGGCACGATGAGACCGGGCCAGGTCATGCCGGCACAACACGTCCAAGTCCCAGCTCTTTGGCCTTCTTGCTGCTCAATAGCTCCTTCCCCAACGCCGAAGATTTCCCACCCCCAAAAGTAAAATGTTACAACAACTAAAATCGAATGTTCCATCCAATTAGATCAAATGTTCCAAGAACGAAAATCAAATGTTCCATTTAGAGCAATTGTTCCAAGAaagaaaacatcaaatattCCAGGAAGCGGGTCGTGAAGACGACAGAAGTGTCGACCAGCAAGATGAGCAACGGTACAATTTGTAACAGGAAAGGAGAAGGGAAGGTGA
This genomic interval carries:
- the LOC133884770 gene encoding acidic leucine-rich nuclear phosphoprotein 32-related protein 2-like, with amino-acid sequence MDGIGEDTDDWNRTIAVITAKSTDSSIPKTLILIGAIKSSMSRLPSSKLLKPFISSLEELSISNTWLSSFDGLPRLPVLYNLYLPDNLVLGAATLDTVAKSCDATLHLLDLGNNLFAEVNKLAARRLADMRVQSLDLFHYPVTKVEGYRENAFTPIPSLKYLDGGYDQPWMTCILVEEPVLPLKNRRHYYPGTGTRGLLCQESSLL